One region of Armigeres subalbatus isolate Guangzhou_Male chromosome 3, GZ_Asu_2, whole genome shotgun sequence genomic DNA includes:
- the LOC134219283 gene encoding 8-oxo-dGDP phosphatase NUDT18 translates to MENNLIRVLEGHYLDELTSELCDFSLEEQNAATEAQGVKPLASSDYVPIIGKSVTYVVACVIINDRNEVLMMQEAKESCAGKWYLPAGRMEPGETITEASMREVLEETGLKVDITTLLAVESAGGTWFRFVLTGRVVGGELKTPSQADQESIQAKWVGNLDELSLRANDIIPIIDLARNHKRRIPKDPNWHRDIMPARKAHYKNYLRIVVAIKNKTTNQVFILLSEKTAYHFPTVEIHPGRSIHSTLKKFMIELFGADLPQHRPHGVLSVEHHTTRSQPSPTDGICLTLLVICRPSIESVSLIGKCIWHELNKELSARLAMTVAAKNSTLLMHVIR, encoded by the coding sequence ATGGAGAATAACTTGATTCGAGTGCTTGAGGGACACTACCTGGATGAATTAACCAGTGAGTTGTGTGACTTTTCATTGGAAGAGCAGAATGCAGCCACCGAGGCGCAGGGCGTTAAGCCACTCGCCTCTTCAGACTACGTGCCTATTATTGGAAAAAGTGTCACCTACGTGGTAGCTTGTGTGATCATCAACGATCGAAATGAAGTGTTGATGATGCAGGAAGCGAAAGAATCGTGTGCAGGAAAATGGTACCTCCCTGCGGGTCGCATGGAACCTGGCGAAACGATTACGGAGGCTAGCATGAGAGAAGTTCTAGAAGAAACTGGACTTAAAGTGGACATTACGACACTGCTGGCAGTGGAATCAGCTGGTGGCACTTGGTTTAGATTCGTATTAACAGGACGGGTAGTTGGAGGTGAACTCAAAACCCCATCTCAAGCAGACCAGGAATCCATTCAAGCCAAATGGGTAGGAAACTTAGACGAACTGAGTCTCCGTGCCAACGACATAATTCCCATCATAGACTTGGCCCGCAACCACAAACGTCGTATCCCGAAAGATCCCAACTGGCATAGGGATATCATGCCGGCTAGAAAGGCCCATTACAAAAACTACCTGAGGATAGTAGTAGCCATCAAAAACAAGACCACCAATCAGGTATTCATCCTCCTTAGTGAGAAAACCGCGTACCACTTTCCAACAGTCGAAATCCACCCCGGCCGCAGTATTCACTCCACCCTCAAGAAATTTATGATCGAGCTTTTCGGAGCCGATCTGCCCCAACATCGACCGCACGGAGTGTTGAGCGTCGAGCACCACACCACTCGATCACAGCCCAGCCCCACGGACGGTATCTGCCTGACCCTGTTGGTCATTTGCAGGCCTTCGATCGAAAGTGTATCCCTCATTGGGAAGTGTATCTGGCACGAGCTCAATAAGGAGCTCAGTGCCAGGCTGGCGATGACCGTAGCGGCGAAAAATTCCACACTTTTAATGCACGTTATACGATAG
- the LOC134225830 gene encoding phospholipase A2 inhibitor, with the protein MNHPLEIMVTLLAVLASTSAGDCGEKFRGKCSCGIQTYNYQTKYVVNCTNEGFRDAAVLEYIPLQTEVVIFTGNYIQELPWNVFGTLNDRLNLTIVDMSNNHIHEIRGKTYHHVPNVRRLILNHNNLSISRYDDEAFNYHHPRVFSNFVNLMELHLTNAFADNTSAELSADLHDIFVSSNLTKLVKLHLEQNEIVQFNDKRVFCDLPALLDLHLGDNLLTEINFNITCLKSLRFLDLERNKFETLRPHDMKMLDSVQNEKDRTTPFMVDFTFNPFQCDCVIDPLYDWLRSTNVTVRNRENLMCFRKRHQEPILSLNMKRCQTLRSEKHDHTVTLVFVLVCLSCILVVLVGSLIYVSKDKLKTLVTPVVDHVSKKVQYTSIKDEDAPEQYV; encoded by the coding sequence ATGAATCATCCTCTGGAAATCATGGTTACCTTGCTGGCCGTGCTTGCTAGCACCAGTGCAGGAGATTGCGGtgaaaaattccgcggaaaatgCAGTTGCGGAATACAAACTTACAACTACCAAACAAAATACGTTGTCAATTGCACTAACGAAGGATTTCGAGATGCTGCTGTACTTGAGTACATTCCGTTACAGACAGAAGTGGTTATTTTCACTGGCAACTATATCCAAGAACTACCTTGGAACGTATTCGGTACGCTTAATGATCGACTAAACCTAACAATTGTGGACATGAGTAATAACCACATCCACGAAATTCGTGGCAAAACTTACCACCACGTCCCGAACGTGCGTCGCTTGATTCTGAACCACAACAACCTAAGCATTTCCAGGTACGACGATGAAGCATTCAACTATCACCACCCAAGAGTGTTCTCCAACTTTGTCAATCTGATGGAGCTGCACCTTACGAATGCTTTCGCTGACAACACATCAGCTGAGCTATCTGCCGATCTCCATGACATTTTCGTTAGTAGCAATCTAACTAAATTGGTCAAACTTCATCTCGAGCAAAACGAAATCGTCCAGTTTAACGACAAACGAGTGTTCTGCGATCTGCCAGCTTTGCTAGATCTACACCTCGGAGATAATTTACTAACGGAGATAAACTTCAATATCACCTGTTTGAAAAGCTTGCGCTTCCTAGATCTTGAGCGGAACAAATTTGAAACATTGCGACCACACGATATGAAAATGCTCGATTCGGTTCAAAACGAAAAAGATCGAACAACTCCTTTTATGGTCGATTTCACCTTCAACCCGTTCCAATGCGATTGCGTCATTGATCCACTTTACGACTGGTTGCGCAGCACTAATGTAACCGTTCGGAATAGGGAAAACCTTATGTGCTTCCGCAAAAGGCATCAGGAACCCATCCTGTCACTGAACATGAAGAGGTGCCAAACCTTGCGGTCAGAAAAACACGATCACACCGTAACTTTGGTATTCGTGCTGGTCTGTTTGAGTTGTATCCTGGTTGTACTGGTTGGTTCGCTGATCTACGTGAGCAAGGACAAGCTGAAAACGTTGGTGACTCCGGTGGTGGACCACGTATCGAAGAAGGTGCAGTACACAAGCATCAAGGACGAGGACGCACCGGAACAATACGTATGA